CCAGCTTGCTGGCGGTGTAGGCGGCCGCGAGCGGCATCGACGCGAGCGTGACGCTGGAGGTCACGTTGACCACCACGCCGGAGCGGCGTTCGCGGAACTGCGGGATGACGGCTTGCGTCATCGCCATCACGCCGAACGTGTTGGTCTCGAACACCTTGCGCACATGCGACATCGGCGTCGCCTCGAAGGCGCCGACGACGCCGATGCCGGCATTGTTGACCAGCGCGTCGATCGGCCCCGCCGCCTCGATCACGGCGGCGATGCTCGCAGCGTCGGTGACGTCGAGCGGCAGCACGCGGATGCGCTCGGAGCGGGGGAGGATTTCCTCGCGGGGCGTGCGCATCGTCGCGATGACGTTCCATCCGCGAGAGTGGAAGTGGCGGGCGGTCTCGAGCCCGTAACCCGAGGAGGAGCCGGTGATCAGAACGGTTTTCATTTTCATATCCCTTGTTGCAGTTGACGCGACAGGAATAAACGAGGCATTCTGGACCATCATCAATCCGCAGTCCTGATTTCATCGTCGAAAGTCCGGAAATGATCGATCCGCTCGCGCAAGTCATCGAACTGCTCCGTCCTCGCACCGTCTTCTCGAAGGGGATCAGCGGCGCCGGCCGCTGGGGCGTGCGCTACTCCGCCTTCGGCGAGCCCGGCTTCTGCGCGGTGCTGGAAGGAAGCTGCCGGCTCGCCGTCGACGGCGTGGAGCCGATCACCCTTGAGACGGGCGACTTCGTTCTCCTGCCGGCAACGCCCGCCTTCACCATGTCCAGCTTCGAGCCCGCGACGCCGCGGCACATCGATCCCAAGGTCGCGCCGGCGCCGACGGAGGAGGTTCGCCACGGCCGCCAGGACGGACCCCCGGATGTGCGCCTGCTCGGCGGCTATTTCGTCTTCGATTCGCCCGACGCTTCCCTGCTGGTGTCGCTTCTGCCGGCGATGATCCATGTGCGCGGCGTGGCGCGGCTCTCGCAGCTGGTGCGCCTTGTCGGCGAGGAGGCCGGGGAGCAGAACGTCGGCCGCGACTTCGTGCTCGCGCGCCTCGTCGAGATCCTGTTGATCGAGGCGCTGCGGGCAAGCCAGGGCAAGGATGCGCCGCCTGGCCTGCTGCGCGGACTGGCCGATGCGCGGGTCGCCGGAGCGATGCGGCAGATGCACGGCGATCCCGAGCGCGCCTGGACGGTGGCGGAGCTCGCGCAGGAGGCAGCCATGTCGAGGTCAGCCTTCTTCGACCGCTTCACCCGCTGCGTCGGGTTGCGGCCGATGGAATACCTGCTCGCCTGGCGGATGGCCATGGCGAAGGACCTGCTGCGCGACGGCGATATCGCGCTGGACGAAGTCGCCCGGCGCGTCGGCTACGGCTCCGCGAGCACGTTCAGCACGGCGTTCAGCCGCCATGTCGGGCAACCACCGGGCCGGTATGCGCGCCGCGGCCGGCGCGAAGGCCGGCCCGGCGCACGCACACAGGTCGCGCTTGCCGGGCAGGCGCTCTGACGGGGGAGAGGTTCAGTAGGGCGAAAGCCCCCTCACGCGCCTCCGCTCCGTTCGGCGGACCTCTCCCCGAGGGGAGAGGAGGCGGTCAACGCCGGCTTCCTCTTCTCCCCTCGGGGAAAAGGTGGCCGCGCAGCGGCCGGATAAGGGGGGCGTGCGCGATATGCGATCGCCCGCTCTGACGCGCCAGGCGCCCTACCCGAACACCACCAGCAGGTCCTTTGCGTCGATCTGCTCGCCGGGGCGGACCAGCACTTCGGCGATGGTGCCGTCGCGCTCGGCGTGCAGTGCTGTCTCCATCTTCATCGCCTCGATCGAGACGAGGATGTCGCCGGCCTTGACCGACTGGCCTGCCGCCACCGCCACGCCGGAGATGACGCCCGGCATCGGCGCGCCGACATGGGCCTCGTTGCCCGGCTCCGCCTTGCGGCGCGCCTTGCCGTTCGCCGCACCATGGACGCGGTCCGGCACCTTGACGCGACGCGGCTGGCCGTTGAGCTCGAAGAACACGGTGACCATGCCCTTTTCGTCGACATCGCCAATGGCAAGGCAGCGCACCACCAGCGTCTTGCCCTTCTCGATGTCGAGGAAGATCTCGTCCTCAGCCTTCATGCCGTAGAAATAGGTCGGCGTCGGCAGCACCGAGACCGGACCGTAATTGTCCTGCGCGGAGACGAAGTCGGTGAACACCTTCGGATACATCAGATAGGAGGCGAACTCGAACTCGGAGAGCTTGCGGCCGGCCTTTTCCTCGGCCTCCTTGCGCGCCTTGCCGAGATCGGCGTCCTTGAGCAGCGAGCCGGGGCGCACGGTGATCGGCGTCTCGCCCTTCAGCGCCTTCTTCTGCAGGGCAGCCGGCCAGCCGCCCGGAGGCTGGCCGAGGTCGCCCTTGAGCATGGAGACGACCGAATCCGGGAAGGCGATGTCCTTGGCCGGATTCTCGACATCGGCGACGGTGAGGTCCTGGCTGACCATCATCAGCGCCATGTCACCGACCACCTTGGAGGACGGCGTGACCTTGACGATGTCGCCGAACATCAGGTTGACGTCATGATAGGCCTGCGCCACCTCGTGCCAGCGGGTTTCGAGCCCCAGCGAGCGCGCCTGCTCCTTGAGGTTGGTGAACTGGCCGCCCGGCATCTCGTGCAGGTAAACCTCGGAGGCTGGCCCCTTCAGGTCGCTCTCGAAGGCCGTGTACTGGTTTCGCACCGCCTCCCAGTAGAACGACAGTTTCCTGATCCAGCCGGTGTCCAGGCCCGGATCGCGCTCGGT
The Mesorhizobium australicum genome window above contains:
- a CDS encoding SDR family oxidoreductase, producing MKTVLITGSSSGYGLETARHFHSRGWNVIATMRTPREEILPRSERIRVLPLDVTDAASIAAVIEAAGPIDALVNNAGIGVVGAFEATPMSHVRKVFETNTFGVMAMTQAVIPQFRERRSGVVVNVTSSVTLASMPLAAAYTASKLAITGFTGSLAHELGAFDVRVKLVEPGYAPTTRFSQNTQVRVEDLIPQAYAAYAQPIFAEFASPALVTKETDVAEAVWEAANDMTGQLHFPAGPDAVALARAA
- a CDS encoding AraC family transcriptional regulator, which encodes MIDPLAQVIELLRPRTVFSKGISGAGRWGVRYSAFGEPGFCAVLEGSCRLAVDGVEPITLETGDFVLLPATPAFTMSSFEPATPRHIDPKVAPAPTEEVRHGRQDGPPDVRLLGGYFVFDSPDASLLVSLLPAMIHVRGVARLSQLVRLVGEEAGEQNVGRDFVLARLVEILLIEALRASQGKDAPPGLLRGLADARVAGAMRQMHGDPERAWTVAELAQEAAMSRSAFFDRFTRCVGLRPMEYLLAWRMAMAKDLLRDGDIALDEVARRVGYGSASTFSTAFSRHVGQPPGRYARRGRREGRPGARTQVALAGQAL